The DNA window tggagctggagctggggctggggctggagctggggctggagctggggctggagctggggctggagctggagctggagctggggctgggtGTCTGACTGAAACACCTGATTCAATAGTCAACCCTGGACAGAGACTGTGGTCAGTGTTCAGCCCCCTTTACTGACCTTGGCGTACTTGTTAAAGTTCTGGAGAATCTGGAAGCCCCAGTCCTGGTACACGGGGTCCTTGGTCAACCTGTACAGGTAAAAGAGACTCTCCACCGTCTCCGGCCGCAGGAGGTTGTGTCTGTCTGCTAGCTACACGtgaaaggaagagcagaggacagaagagagggaAGTGAGCTCTGTGGGCCGTGGACatggtccagcagcaggacagagaggTGGACACGCTCCCTGGGGCATCAGCTCTGTCCTACCTTTACATCcatgtctctgctgctgccctcaTACATGTTGAAGTGGACAATCTCTGGACTGAGACCAGTCTCCATCTGGACATACATCTGGTAGCAGGTCTTCATCAGCTCTTTGGCCAGATCCATGTGGTCAGCTGGAAGGCCGTTGTGAGCACCGAGGGCCAGAACACCCGGCAGAAAACACACCAGATGGTCCTAAACAAATGGATGGATTCACCAGGTCAGCCGTGGTCCAGACGGGCCAGGACAGGGACAGACCACAAGTCCCAAAACACACCATCGGAACAGGCTCTGGACAGACCAGGTCCAACAGAAGCCGGTCCTCATCATACCCACACTCACCATCTTAGGGCTGAACTGTCCATGGGAGAGCTCCCCAACGAAGGTGAGGCCAGTGGGGGAAGAcctctgcagcaggttcttCTTCACACCCTCGATGGCCTGCAGATAGTCCTCCAGGAGCCTTCAGAGTCCAGGGTGGAGAGGTGGGGCGAGGAcgaggacacagaggaggagacacaGAATTAGAGCTCATCATcattgatggatgggtggagggagggggggagggatggtggggggggggtgatggagggatgggtggtgggtgggtggagggagggatggaggagggagggatggtggagggcgatggagggaggggtggggggggcgatggagggagggtggagggagggagggagggatggaggagggagggatggtggggggggtgatggagggatgggagggagggatggtggggggggggtgatggagggatgggtgggtgggtggagggagggatggatggatggtggatggagagatggagggagggagagagggagggatggtggggggggggatggagggagggtgggagggagggagggagggatgggtggatggagggatgatggatgggtggatggagggatgatggatgggtggatggagggatgatggatgggtggatggagggagggtaggatggagggagggagggaggaagggttgAGGGATGGCTCCACCTCCTGCCTCACAtgaggctccgcctcctgcctccacctcctgcctcacacgaggctccgcctcctgccCCCCAACATCGAGCCTCCTGCCCCCCAGCAGCGAGCCTCCTGCCCCCCAGCAGCGAGCCTCCTGATCAGTCCAACCTACTGGTCCTCCTTGCGGCCCCCCTGGATCCACTGCTTGAGCAGGTACTCGTAGTAGCTGTCTGCTCGGGCCCCCAGCGTGTAGACGCCCTGGTGAGTGAACTGCCCACTGTTGGTGTTGATGAACATGGGCACCAGACCGTCCAGCTTCCCCTCAAGCACGTGGACCCGCTCCATGACCTGGGCCACCGCGGCCTGAAACACaagagtcacatgaccaagtCCTGGGAGCGACGCCatggcccggggggggggggggaggcagtgGTGACCTGGTACTGGGGCTGCTGGGTGAGGCGAGACAGCTCTCGGAACTCCAGCTGGATGCTGGTCACCTCTGCCACGGTGCTGTCGGAGGTCCAGTGGGGGGGGTGGGCTGTGCCTCTGCCAATGTTCACGTCTGAGTAGGGGATCTTTGACGGGGTGTTGAAGGCCGGCATCAGGCGAGAGCCCATGTCCTCCTGGAGAGGGGAACCAAGCATATTCAGCCAGTCTCACCAAAAAAGAGACGTCCGCTGggtgaaagcagcagcacaggacGGGTCCTggaccccgccccccccccctccagaggGTGTGGAGGTGTGTTCTGAACCGTGTGGACTTACAGCTTTGCTGAGGAACAGGGGGTCCCCCGTCAGGTGGTAGGTgctcagcagcccccccaggATGCGGATGGTGCTTTCGAACAGATTGACGTCCACGTTCCTGTTGAAGGAGAGCTCGGTGGCGACCCACCTCCGTGCTTCTTCAAACTCTGGAACGACCACAGGAATAAGCTCAGTGTTGTCACACCTGTCTTCCCCCCCGAGAGGGAAGCCAGGTCTGGGGCGGTCCGAAGCACCgagcctcctgctcctgctccaggatGGGCTGGAGCCCATCAAAGAGCAGAACAAAGAGGGTCTAAAGATCAAGATGACATCAGCAGCCGTGGGAGGGGCTGCTGATGAGGAGGGAGAATAGCTCATATTGGACAGAAGAAAGGACGTGCTACCTTCTCTCAGCTCCAGGATCCACATTGTGTCCAGGGCATCGATTATTGTCAAACCCAGACCAAACCACTCACTGTAGGACTTGGACAGGGGCTGGAGCTCATCGTGGCCCCAGGCAAATGCTTTGTAGCCCTTCCAAGCATGTCTGAAGGCATCTCGCACAGCTTCCTGCCTGCtagctgcacgcacacacacacacacacacacacacacacacacacacacgaagcaTGTTCAAGACTCAAATGACcttctcagtctctctctctctctctctcacacacacacacacacacactctcaccagAGTCTTGCGACGGCTCCTCCTCTTGGTGGACGTGTGGATCCTCGTGGTCTCCATCCTCGGTGCCTCCTCTGACCCGTCCAGCATCCATCTCAGCCCCCCACCAGCTGGAAGCAGCACTGGTTCAATAAGAGCACTCCCAGTCTTCAGGAGGACAGTTAGAAGGTGTGGTGAACGTCACCTGGTGACCCCCTCAGTCGGCCCGTCCAACTGGCGCCCCGCTGCTTCACCCTCgggacggttagggttagggtcagggttagggttagggttagccctatCTGAGGCGTTTCCTTCGGCGTGAAGGCGACTGGCGAGGACGGCTGCTCCCCCCTTATTGGATAATCTCCTCTGGAGAGAGGAACACCAAAGAGGTCAGGCTGTTTCAAGCAGCCCTTACATGCTAATATGCtaaaggtcagcaggtcaacGGGATGAAGGCCGTTCTCTCTCGTTCCTAACAATCTACCCAACTGTTAAGAGCTTAATGGTTCCTTTCATTTGAGACTGGAAAGAGACGTGAGGATgttcctggtgctgctgggataGAATCCAGTCACGGCTGGTCTGGGGGCCTTCAGAGCCGGCACCCCGGTGGAGATCCCAACGACGTGGTGCTCTGGAGCCTCTCAGCCACAGACCGCCGAGGGTCACGTGTGGTCCAGAAGCTGCGGTGTTCCCTGTGTTTAGGACTGCGGCACATCTCCATTGCTAATAAGATGAAATGGTTGCTACATGGAGATATGGCAGGTGCCTGAAACAGCATCTTTTGATGGATCCCGGAATGGTTGTCTGGTCCTGCCAGCCAGTTTGTGAAGATGTCGGGTTAAACCGGGTCCAGAGGGCGTTTCCTCTGGTACAGGCCACAGCAGAGGCTCTAGCTAAGACTGGGCTAAAGTTGTGCCATGGAGGAACGTGTGCAACACCACACCAGGGGAACGTCTCTGAGGGATTATGTGGACACCCTGATGTAGGGTCCTTCTCTAGACCTGACCTCCAGAGCTGGTGCACGGTGCTGCAGAAGCTACTCAGAAAGTGAACAAACCTGAGAGGTCTGCTCCAGCCATGGGGGGTCCACCTGTTTGACAGGCTCCAGCATTGGTGGGAGAATGAGAGCATCCGTCTCCCCGACTGTAGGGACGAAACACACAATCAAAAGGTTTCtgtggacagggacagggttagggtagggttagggttagggttagggttagggttaggttagggtaggcttagggttagggttgggttggggttgggttagggttagggttagggtagggttagggttagagggttagggttgggttagggttagggttagggttaggttagggttggggttgggttagggttagggtagggttagggttagggttagggttaggttagagggttagagggttagagggttagggggttagggttagggttagggttaggttagggttaggttagagggttagagggttagggggttagggttagggtagggttagagggttagggttagagggttaggttagggggttagggttagggtaggcttagggttagggttggggttgggttagggttagggttaggttaggttagggttggggttgggttagggttgggttaggttagagggttagagggttagggggttagggttagggtaggggttagagggttagggttagggttagagggttaggttagggggttagggttagggtagggttagagggttagggttaaggttagggttagggttagggtagggttagggttagagggttaggttagagggttagggttagggggttagggttagagggttagggtagggttagggttagggttagagggttagggttagggttagagttagggttagggttagagggttagggttagagggttagggttagagggttagggttagggttagagggttagggttagggttagggttagatggttagggttagagggttagggttagggggttagggccccTACAGACCGAGCCACCAGCACCTCTGTCCCCTCAGACTTTGCCCTCCCACTGCCCACGTTTGAAGATCTGGGTGCTGAGGCGTGAAGATTACCTGAGCCTGACCAGTATCAGCCTGACCAGTATCAGCCTGACCAGTAGCAGCCTGACCAGTAACAGGCTGACCAGTATCAGCCTGACCAGTAGCAGCCTTACCAGTATCAGCCTGAGCAGCGAGCTGGTTGAtggcaggacaggaagagattCCACAAatcaggaggaagatgatgatgaagaggaggaggctccGCTGCAGCCTGGACAGCTGCTTCCATCTCTGGCAGACAGAGGCCATGATTAATGATAttaacagctgtgtgtgtgtgtgtgtgtgtgtgtgtgtgtgtgtgtgtgtgtgtgtgcgcgcgccaGCTGACACAAGCGCAGCACcgttgatgctaatgctaaccctgctgctgctgaaccctGATCACAGCAGCACCGTCCTGACCTTTAACCCTGAGGCTGATCAACCCTGAGGCCAGGCCAGGAGGCGTCTCAGTCACATCCCGGACCGACCCCCAAATGTTGGACACAAAGTTTAAAGCTACAAACACGGACgtcctcctcctggtccactTTAACCTTCATCACAGTCCTTCCGAGCTGAAGAGTTAACGAGTTCATCTCGCTGACGTGACGGCCACGAACCAGAGGGGAAAACAACGTTAAAACAGGTGTGATCATCaacacatgacatcatcacgtGTCCACCAAAGGCGTCACACATGATCAATAGCTGTAAATGAGTAAATATCTCAGTGTGTGATACAAGATGAGAAGAGAAGAGGCTCCTCAGACAGCTAAGCTACTGACAGCGAAGCTACAGACAGCTAAGCTACTGACTTACCCTCCACCAAGACTGCTGCCTCCTGGCGCCGCCTCCGGCCCCAGCAAAGTCGATGGACACGTGACCCCCTGGAGATGTTGACAGCATCCCTGGTCCAGACCTGCAGGAACACAGCAGAGCtcagcctggtgctgctgcccccctcaGAGGGAAACAGCGGGTTCTgaagcacagcagcactttgCTCACTTCCGTAATGTGAAGTGACGCAAGTGTCTGTTAGCATCGCTAAGCTAGTGGACTTCCGGCTACTCCACACCAATCAACAGGCTAACTCAACCTCCACATGTGCACATGCTGCTTCTCGGGTTACAAGTAACAGTTGAGACATTATTACGGActaaaagcagctgcagctgcaccgcAGAACCAGCCGAACCTCCCGGTCGGAGGAGCTCTCAGCCGGGCCGCAGCACAACTGTGGCCCGAGGCCTGGCTTAAGGCCTAGCACGGTGCATGTAATAAGTGCATAAACCTACATTTAACGGGTTTAACAAAACATGAGTATAACAAGTGAAACACAAAATGGGTGTGGTTCCTGCACACTGATGTGTACCTGGAGAATCCAGCGGTAAGTGAAGCTCACAGCAGTCGGCCGCCCGGTTTATGAGGACCGCTTCAGGACACTGTCGACCTGCTTCTGGAGACACATCTTTGACCTAAAGTCTGACGAGATGCGCTTGATTTTTCTGTGTCCAGCTGCTTTTTATCAACAGTGGAGACAGTTTGTGAGAAGCAACAAATATGACTCCGATACAgtcgtgttgccttcagggacaCCCTCGAAGCCTCGTAAAGCAAACCATCAAGAGCGTTCTTCTACTCACGATGCTGGCTTATAAATTTAGGGGAGGAAACTCACCCATCCATGCACCCagccatccacccctccatccatccatccatccacccctccatccattcatccatccatccacccctccatccatccacccctccacccctccatccatccatccatcctacaCATCAGACATGATCATGTTCCATGAGAACAGTGTGTCTTTGTTGGGCAGCATGaatgacccccacccccagaagTTATGCCCTACCCAGGCTTTGTTTACCCTGCACAGACAGGTAAAGGTGTCACCCAGTTACCCTGCACAGCCCGTTGCCCTGACACACTTTGATTGTGTGTACTGTGCACGTGTGACCTGAGAGTTTGGTTTTCAACAGTGCAGCTGGAGAGGAGATGGTAACCTGAGCCGACCATAAACTGGTGGTTGTCTCTGTACAGGTCGGCTGTCCCACCCAGTAATTCACTTTACATGTGATCTGCTTTGTAAATAAACCTCTCACCCATCATGGCGCCATCTTCTTGATAAGGACATTCGAGACAGAATATATGACCGTCCTGCTGAGGGACGAAGGATGAAAAACAGGTCTTAACCATCTATAAATGGAGCGAAAGGGTGAGCAGGTGGGTTAGCTGGAGCGGGGAGATCTGGACCACTGAGCGATGCTGAGTCATGTTGAGCGGCCGATGCTGAGTCATGTTGAGCGGCATGTTCGTTAGATGTGCACGTACCTGTAGATAGGTGCTCCACAATACTGGTTTAACTTAAACAAGCCGGGAGGTGCTGCTGCATCAGAGGAAGGTTCCTGTGAGCTTCCCATATGCAGCTGTTATCATAAACCACTCAATGCACGGCTATGAATAATTGATACGCTGACACACAAAGAGACACTCAGATGAAAGGCAGTGCACCTCTACATGACTCAGCATTACTGCTGCAAAATAAGTGTGTTACACATACCGGCATATTAGGACATTCAGGACTAGACAGAGTGCATCGATGTCCTGGGTACGTTCACGTAACCATGCTGGTCTCAGGAAGCTCAACGTGTATCTCTATAAAGATGTCTGGTGTATCAAAGAACCTCCAGAAATGCTGTTTAGGATACTATTTATACAGTTGAGGTCCTCCTGGAGCCGAGGGCCCTGTGCTGGTGTCTGTGGGGCCAAAGCACTGACGCAGTTCTGTTCTCCTCCCCATTAACTATTAACAGCCTCTCTGGCCTCATTCTGCTGTAAACAGCTTCGCATTGTTTCAATATTTCATCCAAAGCCTCGTGATTTATGTTCCATTTTCAGTGTCCACGCCAGACCTTCCGTGGGTGGAGACGTTAAAAAGCGTAAATCCAGGACCGTGCAGGGTTCACATGAGAGCTCTGAACGGCTCAGTTTATACACTCTTTAGGAACCGTTGCTTAGTTACCGTTGCCTACATGTACAGAGCTGCCCTTCCTTGAGattgtttgatgtgttttatgAACCAATTTCATGGAATCAACCTTTCAGTGGGCCAGAGAAGTGAGCTGTGAAAGTCACCAGTGTTCCCAGCGTCCTTACTGGTGTCACCGCTGCTGGTTTCACTAATTTAACCGGTCAGCCACGGGGACCGCGCACAATGAagcctttctttgttttccatctgAAAGTGAGATTAAAGTCGGCCGGTTCGATCGACAAAAGGCGTTTCGTGCTTCCAGCAGACGCTCACGAGGCTGTAAAATCGTCATAAAATGGTCGAACACAACGAGATTTCTGTGCCGCCATCACGGGAGAAATAGGCCACCGTTTCTATGGATTATGTTGGTCACAAGTTTGAGGTCGCGGAGCAGAACGCTCATTGGCTGAAACCTGCGTCTGTAACAGCGGCCGTGCGCAAAGCAACCAATAGGAACTCACCTCGGAGCTTCGGGGGGCGGGCCCAAGTGTGGTATAAAAGAGGCGGATTACGCCATTGCGCAGACATTAGAGAAAAGCTGAACGTAGAATTCATTCCTCGGGTCCTTGTCAACCACCAGAGATCAAAATGAGAGAAATCGTGCATCTCCAGGCCGGCCAATGCGGAAACCAGATCGGTGCCAAGGTTAGTGGGTGGATGTTGTGATTCGATTCGCTCTGCCGAGCCGGTTTAATGGGGAAAGACGGTGTTTTCCGCCAGGGGAGCCGGCGCTTTGTGCCAGATGGCGCCCGTAGCCACACCCTGTCGCTGGCCTACTTCAGCCGGCAGGACCGCTGTGCCCTCGCAGCCTGCCACGCAATGCGGATTAATAACccattatatattatatagcCGTCGAAATAAAGATTAtttcctgatttattttaaggtgatttttttttttttctcgcccTCTTCGGCAGCCATTTAGTCTTGTGCGCACTCTTAAATCCGCGCATTGTTGGATCAAACTGTGGCCAATTTAAACACTTTATCGCGATCGAATTAATTCTGAAAAATGACTCGCTGCATTATCAACGTAAGGGATTGTTCAGTTGAGAACAGCGACTAGTTATTCCCGTAGGTGGTTAAAATGACTAGCGGCTGCTCATGGTCGAGGCCCGGGCCGGGCGGAGCTGGCGGTTGGTGACGTCAGCAGCACTTTTGAAATCCGTAGCCCGCGCGCGCAGACCAATGGGGAGGCGCGGCGCTCGCGCCAAAGCCCGGGCGGCGGGAGACTGGCGTCATCAGCGAGCGGACCATGGACACACGGTCCAGGATCGCGCTCCGATCCCCGCGGGACCATCGGTCCAGGATCGCGCTCCGGTCCCCGCGGGATCATGGACACACGGTCCAGGATCGCGCTCCGATCCCCGCGGGACCATCGGTCCAGGATCGCGCTCCGGTCCCCGCGGGATCATGGACACACGGTCCAGGATCGCGCTCCGATCTCCGCGGGACCATCGGTCCAGGATCGCGCTCCGGTCCCCGCGGGACCATCGGTCCAGGATCGCGCTCCGGTCCCCGCGGGACCATCGGTCCAGGATCGCGCTCCGATCTCCGCGGGATCATCGGTCCAGGATCGCGCTCCGATCTCCGCGGGACCATCGGTCCAAAGATCGCTTGGAGTGACTctaatttcctgttttgtaGTTCTGGGAGGTGATCAGCGACGAGCACGGCATCGACCCCACCGGCACCTACCACGGCGACAgcgacctgcagctggaccgGATCAACGTCTACTACAACGAGGCCTCCGGTCAGATGCTCCTCCAGCTCGAGTTTGTgggctgcttcttcttcttcttccatcgtaaccttttttcttctcttaggTGGGAAGTATGTTCCCCGCGCTGTGTTGGTTGACTTGGAGCCAGGCACGATGGATTCTGTCCGGTCCGGACCCTTTGGCCAGGTCTTCAGACCAGACAACTTTGTCTTTGGTAAACACAAACCCCTCAAATATTTGCCTTTAAATGTGGCCACTGAGGCTGACGCGGCGTCTCCTGATTCTGCAGGTCAGAGCGGCGCCGGCAACAACTGGGCCAAGGGCCACTACACCGAGGGCGCCGAGCTGGTGGACTCTGTCCTGGACGTGGTGAGGAAGGAGGCGGAGAGCTGCGACTGCCTGCAGGGCTTCCAGCTCACACACTCCCTGGGTGGCGGTACCGGCTCCGGCATGGGCACGCTGCTGATCAGCAAGATCCGGGAGGAGTACCCGGACCGCATCATGAACACGTTCAGCGTGGTGCCGTCCCCCAAGGTGTCCGACACGGTGGTGGAGCCCTACAACGCCACGCTCTCGGTCCACCAGCTGGTGGAGAACACGGACGAGACCTACTGCATCGACAACGAGGCGCTGTACGACATCTGCTTCCGCACGCTCAAACTCACCACGCCCTCGTACGGCGACCTCAACCACCTGGTGTCCGCCACCATGAGCGGCGTCACCACCTGCCTGCGCTTCCCCGGACAGCTCAACGCCGACCTGCGCAAGCTGGCCGTCAACATGGTCCCCTTCCCCCGTCTGCACTTCTTCATGCCGGGCTTTGCCCCCCTGACCAGCCGGGGCAGCCAGCAGTACCGCTCGCTCACCGTCCCGGAGCTCACCCAGCAGATGTTCGACGCCAAGAACATGATGGCGGCCTGCGACCCCCGCCACGGCCGCTACCTCACC is part of the Takifugu rubripes chromosome 21, fTakRub1.2, whole genome shotgun sequence genome and encodes:
- the man1b1b gene encoding mannosidase, alpha, class 1B, member 1b isoform X2, encoding MLSTSPGGHVSIDFAGAGGGARRQQSWWRRWKQLSRLQRSLLLFIIIFLLICGISSCPAINQLAAQADTVGETDALILPPMLEPVKQVDPPWLEQTSQRRLSNKGGAAVLASRLHAEGNASDRANPNPNPDPNPNRPEGEAAGRQLDGPTEGVTSWWGAEMDAGRVRGGTEDGDHEDPHVHQEEEPSQDSASRQEAVRDAFRHAWKGYKAFAWGHDELQPLSKSYKFEEARRWVATELSFNRNVDVNLFESTIRILGGLLSTYHLTGDPLFLSKAEDMGSRLMPAFNTPSKIPYSDVNIGRGTAHPPHWTSDSTVAEVTSIQLEFRELSRLTQQPQYQAAVAQVMERVHVLEGKLDGLVPMFINTNSGQFTHQGVYTLGARADSYYEYLLKQWIQGGRKEDQLLEDYLQAIEGVKKNLLQRSSPTGLTFVGELSHGQFSPKMDHLVCFLPGVLALGAHNGLPADHMDLAKELMKTCYQMYVQMETGLSPEIVHFNMYEGSSRDMDVKLADRHNLLRPETVESLFYLYRLTKDPVYQDWGFQILQNFNKYAKVPSGGYTSINNVRDPEFPSPRDKMESFFLGETLKYLYLLFSEDPNLISLDRYVFNTEAHPLPIWTSAE
- the LOC101061694 gene encoding tubulin beta-1 chain, encoding MREIVHLQAGQCGNQIGAKFWEVISDEHGIDPTGTYHGDSDLQLDRINVYYNEASGGKYVPRAVLVDLEPGTMDSVRSGPFGQVFRPDNFVFGQSGAGNNWAKGHYTEGAELVDSVLDVVRKEAESCDCLQGFQLTHSLGGGTGSGMGTLLISKIREEYPDRIMNTFSVVPSPKVSDTVVEPYNATLSVHQLVENTDETYCIDNEALYDICFRTLKLTTPSYGDLNHLVSATMSGVTTCLRFPGQLNADLRKLAVNMVPFPRLHFFMPGFAPLTSRGSQQYRSLTVPELTQQMFDAKNMMAACDPRHGRYLTVAAIFRGRMSMKEVDEQMLNVQNKNSSYFVEWIPNNVKTAVCDIPPRGLKMAATFIGNSTAIQELFKRISEQFTAMFRRKAFLHWYTGEGMDEMEFTEAESNMNDLVSEYQQYQDATAEEEGEFEEEGEDELA
- the man1b1b gene encoding mannosidase, alpha, class 1B, member 1b isoform X1; amino-acid sequence: MLSTSPGGHVSIDFAGAGGGARRQQSWWRRWKQLSRLQRSLLLFIIIFLLICGISSCPAINQLAAQADTVGETDALILPPMLEPVKQVDPPWLEQTSQRRLSNKGGAAVLASRLHAEGNASDRANPNPNPDPNPNRPEGEAAGRQLDGPTEGVTSWWGAEMDAGRVRGGTEDGDHEDPHVHQEEEPSQDSASRQEAVRDAFRHAWKGYKAFAWGHDELQPLSKSYSEWFGLGLTIIDALDTMWILELREEFEEARRWVATELSFNRNVDVNLFESTIRILGGLLSTYHLTGDPLFLSKAEDMGSRLMPAFNTPSKIPYSDVNIGRGTAHPPHWTSDSTVAEVTSIQLEFRELSRLTQQPQYQAAVAQVMERVHVLEGKLDGLVPMFINTNSGQFTHQGVYTLGARADSYYEYLLKQWIQGGRKEDQLLEDYLQAIEGVKKNLLQRSSPTGLTFVGELSHGQFSPKMDHLVCFLPGVLALGAHNGLPADHMDLAKELMKTCYQMYVQMETGLSPEIVHFNMYEGSSRDMDVKLADRHNLLRPETVESLFYLYRLTKDPVYQDWGFQILQNFNKYAKVPSGGYTSINNVRDPEFPSPRDKMESFFLGETLKYLYLLFSEDPNLISLDRYVFNTEAHPLPIWTSAE